One stretch of Xanthomonas sp. DAR 35659 DNA includes these proteins:
- the ligA gene encoding NAD-dependent DNA ligase LigA: MTATSDLQQRVAELRRRIEDANDRYYVHDDPSIPDAEYDALLRELEALEAEHPHLASDDSPTRRVGARPDGGFPEVRHAIPMLSLANAFETPGVAEDADDRTRFAEVADFERRIERELELAAPVFSVEPKLDGLAISLRYEDGRFVQGATRGDGATGEDVTANLRQVRSVPLKLRDLGMPFPAVLEVRGEVYMPRAAFAAWNAQALERNEKLLANPRNGAAGSLRQLDPAVTRRRPLAFFAYSVGEVRGLELPETHSQTLELLRRFGFPVAPEVATATGFDGLIAYFRRIGAARDSLPYDIDGVVYKLDDYDQQQAMGFVSRAPRWALAHKFPAQEQSTVLRAIEVQIGRTGAVTPVARLEPVQVAGVTVTNATLHNADQIARLDAREGDTVIVRRAGDVIPEVVRVIEERRPPGTVPWTMPATCPVCGSDLVKEEDAVAWRCSGGLACAAQRKEALRHFASRRAMDIEGLGDRQADALVEFGFVQSLADLYALSVEDLVRMKVALDAATAADLEQAVTESKGALALDAQAHATLAQQDPPDWRRAEFLRAHLAVDLGGKLATKWAENLVAAIAASRHTTLPRFLFALGIPHLGESTAKALAHWLGTLAFVRSTPAVLLQALPDIGGEVARSIATFFEQAGNAAGVDALIQAGIGFSDEGQPPAQLRERLDLAHLLSTLPVDKLGGKSAQRLAATYGTLDALLKANESGWTGAGLSAAGAANLAAYLADAESLRALREADAAMQRLLEAAPAQAERRAAPLDGKTVVLTGTLQQLTRDAAKERLEALGAKVAGSVSKKTSFVVAGAEAGSKLDKAQELGVPVWDEAQLLALLGEHEGQE; the protein is encoded by the coding sequence ATGACCGCCACGTCCGATCTCCAGCAGCGCGTCGCTGAGTTGCGCCGCCGCATCGAAGACGCCAATGATCGCTACTACGTGCACGACGATCCGTCGATCCCAGATGCCGAGTACGACGCGTTGCTGCGCGAGTTGGAGGCGCTGGAAGCCGAGCATCCGCACCTGGCCAGCGACGACTCGCCGACCCGCCGCGTCGGCGCGCGTCCCGACGGCGGCTTCCCCGAAGTGCGCCACGCCATCCCGATGCTGTCGCTGGCCAACGCCTTCGAGACGCCAGGCGTGGCCGAGGACGCCGACGATCGCACCCGCTTCGCCGAGGTCGCCGATTTCGAGCGGCGCATCGAGCGCGAACTGGAGCTGGCCGCGCCGGTGTTCTCGGTCGAACCGAAGCTGGACGGCCTGGCGATCAGCCTGCGCTACGAGGACGGCCGGTTCGTGCAGGGCGCCACCCGCGGCGACGGCGCCACCGGCGAGGACGTCACCGCCAACCTGCGCCAGGTGCGCTCGGTGCCGCTGAAATTGCGCGACCTCGGCATGCCGTTCCCGGCCGTGCTGGAAGTGCGCGGCGAGGTCTACATGCCGCGCGCGGCCTTCGCCGCCTGGAATGCGCAGGCGCTGGAGCGCAACGAGAAGCTGCTGGCCAATCCGCGCAACGGCGCCGCCGGCTCGCTGCGCCAGCTCGATCCGGCGGTCACCCGGCGCCGGCCGCTGGCGTTCTTCGCCTACTCGGTCGGCGAGGTGCGCGGGCTGGAACTGCCCGAGACCCATTCGCAGACCCTGGAGCTGCTGCGCCGCTTCGGCTTCCCGGTGGCGCCGGAAGTGGCCACCGCCACCGGTTTCGATGGCCTGATCGCCTACTTCCGCCGCATCGGCGCCGCGCGCGACAGCCTGCCGTACGACATCGACGGCGTGGTCTACAAGCTCGACGACTACGACCAGCAACAGGCGATGGGCTTCGTCTCGCGCGCCCCGCGCTGGGCGCTGGCGCACAAGTTCCCGGCGCAGGAGCAGTCCACCGTGCTGCGCGCGATCGAGGTGCAGATCGGCCGCACCGGCGCGGTCACCCCGGTGGCGCGGCTGGAGCCGGTGCAGGTCGCCGGCGTCACCGTCACCAACGCGACCTTGCACAACGCCGACCAGATCGCGCGGCTGGATGCGCGCGAGGGCGACACGGTGATCGTGCGCCGCGCCGGCGACGTGATCCCGGAAGTGGTGCGGGTGATCGAGGAGCGGCGGCCGCCCGGCACCGTGCCGTGGACGATGCCGGCCACCTGCCCGGTGTGCGGCTCGGACCTGGTCAAGGAGGAGGACGCGGTGGCCTGGCGCTGCAGCGGTGGCCTGGCCTGCGCCGCGCAACGCAAGGAGGCGCTGCGCCATTTCGCCTCGCGCCGGGCGATGGACATCGAGGGCCTGGGCGACCGCCAGGCCGATGCGCTGGTCGAGTTCGGCTTCGTGCAGTCGCTGGCCGATCTGTACGCGCTCAGCGTCGAGGACCTGGTGCGGATGAAGGTCGCGCTGGACGCGGCGACCGCCGCCGATCTGGAGCAGGCGGTCACCGAGAGCAAGGGCGCGCTGGCGCTGGATGCGCAGGCGCACGCGACGCTCGCGCAGCAGGATCCGCCTGACTGGCGCCGCGCCGAGTTCCTGCGCGCGCACCTGGCGGTCGATCTGGGCGGCAAGCTGGCGACGAAATGGGCCGAGAACCTGGTCGCCGCCATCGCCGCCAGCCGCCACACCACGCTGCCGCGGTTCCTGTTCGCGCTGGGCATTCCGCATCTGGGCGAATCCACGGCCAAGGCGCTCGCGCACTGGCTGGGCACGCTGGCGTTCGTGCGCAGCACGCCGGCGGTGCTGCTTCAGGCGTTGCCCGATATCGGCGGCGAAGTCGCGCGCTCGATCGCCACCTTCTTCGAGCAGGCCGGCAACGCCGCGGGGGTCGATGCGCTGATCCAGGCGGGAATCGGTTTCTCCGACGAGGGCCAGCCACCGGCGCAACTGCGCGAGCGCCTCGACCTGGCGCACCTGCTGAGCACGCTGCCGGTGGACAAGCTCGGCGGCAAGAGCGCGCAGCGCCTGGCCGCGACCTACGGCACCCTGGACGCGTTGCTGAAAGCCAACGAAAGCGGCTGGACCGGCGCCGGCCTGTCCGCCGCGGGCGCCGCCAACCTGGCCGCGTACCTGGCCGACGCGGAGAGCCTGCGGGCCTTGCGCGAGGCCGACGCGGCGATGCAACGGCTGCTGGAGGCGGCGCCTGCGCAGGCCGAGCGCCGCGCCGCGCCGTTGGACGGCAAGACCGTGGTGCTGACCGGCACCTTGCAGCAGCTCACCCGCGACGCGGCCAAGGAGCGGCTGGAAGCGCTGGGCGCGAAGGTCGCCGGCAGCGTGTCGAAGAAGACCAGCTTCGTCGTCGCCGGCGCCGAGGCCGGCTCCAAGCTGGACAAGGCGCAGGAGCTGGGCGTGCCGGTATGGGACGAGGCACAGCTGCTGGCGCTGCTGGGCGAGCACGAGGGCCAGGAATGA
- the epmA gene encoding EF-P lysine aminoacylase EpmA: protein MSAAPDLDGLRLRAALNARIRAFFAARDVLEVETPMLSVAGNTEPNIDSFQTRFSGHVDAGPALRWLRTSPEYPLKRLLAAGVGDCYELGRVFRNGEAGGRHNPEFTMLEWYRVGWNHLQLVDETVALVREALALVARSATLHVVTYRQLFLETLGLDPFQAPLEALQQPLREVRIDGDGLTRDDWLDLLMTHRLQVAFPAERITVVHDWPATQCALARIRDDEPPVAERFELYLGGYELANGYHELNDAAEQRRRFLRDHALRHARGAVLPPLDERLLQALPGLPDCAGVAVGVDRLLMAMRGTARIADVLAYDFARA from the coding sequence ATGAGCGCTGCGCCGGATCTGGACGGGTTGCGCCTGCGCGCCGCGCTCAACGCCCGCATCCGTGCCTTCTTCGCCGCGCGCGACGTGCTCGAGGTGGAGACGCCGATGCTGTCGGTGGCCGGCAACACCGAGCCCAACATCGACAGCTTCCAGACCCGCTTCAGCGGCCATGTCGATGCCGGCCCGGCGCTGCGCTGGCTGCGCACCTCGCCCGAATACCCGTTGAAGCGGCTGCTCGCCGCCGGGGTCGGCGACTGCTACGAATTGGGCCGGGTGTTCCGCAACGGCGAGGCCGGCGGCCGCCACAATCCCGAGTTCACCATGCTGGAGTGGTATCGGGTCGGCTGGAATCACCTGCAACTGGTGGACGAGACCGTGGCGCTGGTGCGCGAGGCGCTGGCGTTGGTCGCGCGCAGCGCTACGCTGCACGTTGTCACCTACCGGCAATTGTTCCTTGAGACGCTGGGCCTGGATCCGTTCCAGGCGCCGCTGGAGGCGCTGCAGCAGCCGTTGCGCGAGGTGCGCATCGATGGCGACGGGCTGACCCGCGACGATTGGCTCGATCTGCTGATGACCCACCGGCTGCAGGTCGCGTTCCCGGCCGAGCGCATCACCGTCGTTCACGACTGGCCGGCCACCCAGTGCGCGCTGGCGCGCATCCGCGACGACGAGCCGCCGGTGGCCGAGCGCTTCGAGTTGTACCTGGGCGGCTACGAACTGGCCAACGGCTACCACGAACTCAACGATGCCGCCGAGCAGCGCCGCCGCTTCCTGCGCGATCACGCGCTGCGCCACGCGCGCGGCGCGGTGCTGCCGCCGTTGGACGAGCGTTTGCTGCAGGCCTTGCCGGGTCTGCCCGACTGCGCGGGCGTCGCGGTCGGCGTGGATCGGTTGCTGATGGCGATGCGCGGCACCGCGCGCATCGCCGACGTGCTCGCCTAC